AAGCAAAGTTCCAAACCTGGCGATTCCAATGTTGAACCTGCACGTAAGTCACGTTCGCATTCTGTTCCGCGAAAATTTCTACCGCACCACTATGTAAGCCACTGATATTTGGGGCGGTTGACGAATTGTCCTCCAAGATCACAACCTCACTCCCCTCTTCAGCGATGATAAGCGTATGTGATAGGTCGGCATGTTCCGCCTCGGACATCTTGATATAAACCCGCAGTGGGACTTCGACCTTAACGCCTTTAGGAACATGCAGGACGTAACCACCTTGCCAAAAGGCACCGTGAAGGGCATCAAATTTGTTGTGTTGGGCAATGTTCCCGCTTTTTAACGCCGTTTCCAAGGTTACCGCCTTACTCATAAAGTAAGTGCGAAGCAATTCCGGTTGCTCTTGTAGGGCAGTGCGGAGATGTGCGAAGTATACCCCTTTTTTTTTCAGGGTTTCAGTAGCAGAGGCGTGTTGGAGGTGCCCATCAACTTGCACAAGCACGCCTGCTGTTTCTTCGTCGATGTCATTAAAATCTTCGGCGGATGGCTTACCGTTCGTTGGATCACTTGGATAATATTTTTCGAGCGCAAAACCGCGGAGATGTCGCCGAGTGCGCCGCCAATAATCTTGGGTTCGCATATCGACGGTGCGTCGCCACACATCGTCTTTCGTTGTGTGCGGCATCGGTAAGGATTCATAATGTGCGTAAGCTTCCAACCGTTTCTTACGCATCCATTCAGGCTCAGTTGCTGCTATCTTTTGAAGAAATTCTTTTGAAAAGTGTCCCTTTTGCAATTTTATTTATCCATATTTTAGTGGCTATCAGCCATCAGTTGTCAGTAAAGAGGATTTTAATACACAAATCTCTTACTGATAGCCGATTGCTGATAGCCGATTACCGATCGCTACTTAACCCACTGAACCTTCCATCTGAAGTTGGATGAGGCGATTCATCTCGACAGCATACTCCATCGGAAGTTCCTTGACGAGCGGTTCAATGAACCCATTGACAATCATTGTGGAAGCTTCTTCTTCCGAAAGCCCACGACTCATCAGATAGAACAATTGCTCTTCCCCGATTTTGCTGACCCGTGCCTCGTGTTCGATGTTTGTATCGTTTTCACCGATCTCAATGACCGGATAGGTGTCTGAACGGGAGTCTTTATCAAGAATGAGTGCATCGCAGACGACGTGTGATTTACACCCCTTCGCGCCTTTCGCCACATCGACCCACCCGCGATAACTGGATCTACCGCCGTCTTTACTGATACTCTTCGAGGTTATCTGCGAAGTAGTGTGCGGTGCGCAATGATAGACTTTTGCCCCAGCATCTTGGTGTTGCCCCTTACTCGCGAACGCGATAGAGAGAATGTCGCCGCGCGCCCCGGGTTCCATCATATAGACGCTCGGATACTTCATCGTCAACTTACTGCCAAGATTGCCATCGACCCACTCCATCTGCGCGTCCTCGTAGGCAAAGGCACGTTTCGTGACGAGATTATATACATTGTTCGCCCAGTTCTGGATAGTCGTATAACGGACCCGAGAACCTTTCATACAGACGATCTCGACGACAGCACTGTGTAAAGATTCACTGCTATACGTCGGGGCGGTGCACCCCTCAACGTAGTGAACCTGTGACCCTTCATCGGCGATAATGAGCGTGCGTTCAAACTGTCCCATGTTCTCACTGTTGATTCGGAAATAGGCTTGCAGTGGATATTCCACTTTTACGCCCGGTGGAACATACACGAAACTTCCACCGCTCCAGGCTGCGCTGTTGAGTGCCGCGAACTGGTTGTCCGCAGACGGAATGATGGTCCCGAAGTATTTCTTCACTAAGTCGGGGTACTCTTTGACAGCCGTATCGGTATCCAAGAAAATAACACCGATTTTGTCCAATTCTTCAACGATATTGTGGTAAACGACTTCTGAGTCGTACTGCGCGCCGACACCTGCGAGGAACTTTCTTTCGGCTTCCGGGATACCAAGCCGGTCAAAAGTCTTTTTGATGTCATCCGGTACATCGTCCCAACTCCGCTCGCTCCTGTCGGAGGCTTTGACGTAATAGTAGATGTCGTCAAAATCCAGTTGGGAAAGGTCACCGCCCCATTTCGTCATCGGCTTCTGCTTGAAAATCTGGTAAGCATTAAGCCGGTACTCGCGCATCCAGTCAGGTTCCTCTTTGATGTCGCACATCTGATTGATGACTTCTTCATCCAATCCCTTCCGGGACTTGAATGTAGGTTTAACATCATCGTGGAATCCGTATTGATATTCTTTACTGATTCCGAGTTCTTCTATGGTATTCGTTTCAGAATTTGCCATTTCGCTTCTCCTATTATGTTAGCGGGATGTCGCGCGCCGCTCTGAATTAAGCCTCAATAATACCGTATTTCTCACGAATCGGATCATAACCCTCTGCTTCTAACATCTGTGTGAGTTCCCAACCACCCGATTCAACGATCTTACCGTCGAGCAGGATATGCACGAACTGCGGGCGGATATAGTCTAATAATCGCGGGTAGTGCGTGATAATCAGCACGCCCAACTCCGGTCCAATCAATTGACTGACACTTTCACCCACGATTCGGATCGCATCAATGTCCAGTCCGGAATCCGTCTCATCAAGAATCGCAATTTGAGGTTCAAGCATTGCGAGTTGTAGAATCTCGGCACGTTTCTTTTCGCCACCGGAAAATCCATCATTGAGGTATCGCCTTGCGAAAGAATCGTCAATACCGAGTTGTTTCATCTTTTCGCGAAGTTCACGGCGGAATTCGCGCATCGGGATAAGTCTGTCGTTCCCTGCCCCATTCCCTTCTTTGGCACGGACTGCGCTCACTGCAAGTCGTAAGAAATTTGCTAAGCTAACCCCAGGGATCGCGGTTGGGTACTGAAAAGCGAGGAAAAGTCCGAGTTTCGCTCGATCGTTCGGCTCTAACTCCAGAATATCGATTCCGTTAAAAATCACTTCGCCAGAATCAATATCGTAGAGTGGATGTCCCATCAAGCCATTCGCGAGGGTGCTTTTGCCAGAGCCGTTTGGACCCATCAGCGCATGGATTTCCCCCTGTTTAACAGTTAAATTTAATCCTTTAATAATTGGTTTTCCCTGCACACTGATGTGCAAGTCTTTAATCACCAAGTCTCTGCTCATCCGTTATTTTGAACTCCTTAATGAAATTTGTAGGGACGATTCCAAAATTATTTTTTAGTGTGTTGACTTCACGCCTATCGCGCGATTTTTTAAACGCACCTGTCTTAACAAGAAACGCTTTAACCGCCGATTCTCGACATATTTCTTTCGGGTTTAATGAAGTCTGATGCGTTAATCTTATGCCCTGCCTCTTTTTGTGCGACTGCGTCGAGGATTAACTCCGCAATGACCGCATCTGACACCCCTTCCCGTAACGGTGTCAGCAGATCTGTTTCTGTTAATGAGAAGAGACACGTTCTGAACTTTCCGTCAGCAGTGAGGCGCACTCGATTACAGTTTTCACAAAACGGTTCGCTCACGGAGGGGATGACCCCTACCTCGTTTCCGTTATCCGAGAAGCGATACCGTTGTGCAGTATCACTCTTTGACTCGCCGTTTAAGGTTACGGATGTAAGCGGATAGACGGCGTTAATTTTTTCGATAATCTCTTTTCCGGGGATGTACATGTTCCGTCCCCACACATCATCGGCATCGAGCGGCATAAATTCGATGAATCGGAGTTGATATTCGTTTTGCCGTGCGAAAGTGGCTAAATCGACAATCTCATCATCGGTAAAACCGCGCATTGCGACAGCGTTGACCTTAATCGGATTGAAACCACAGTCGTGTGCTGTTTTAAGCCCCTGAAGCACGCGTGAGAGCACCTTCCGGCGCGTCATCTGCTCGAACTTCTCTTCATTGAGCGTATCCAGACTGACATTGATACGGCGGAGCCCCGCATCGTAAAGGGCTTGTGCTTGGTTGATGAGACCGATGCCGTTTGTTGTCAAACTGATGTCTTTCAGCCCTTCCACTTGCGTCAATCGCCTTATGAGTGTAGGCACCTCGGGACGGACAAGCGGCTCACCACCCGTAATACGAATCTTATTAACACCCAACG
This genomic interval from Candidatus Poribacteria bacterium contains the following:
- the sufD gene encoding Fe-S cluster assembly protein SufD: MRKKRLEAYAHYESLPMPHTTKDDVWRRTVDMRTQDYWRRTRRHLRGFALEKYYPSDPTNGKPSAEDFNDIDEETAGVLVQVDGHLQHASATETLKKKGVYFAHLRTALQEQPELLRTYFMSKAVTLETALKSGNIAQHNKFDALHGAFWQGGYVLHVPKGVKVEVPLRVYIKMSEAEHADLSHTLIIAEEGSEVVILEDNSSTAPNISGLHSGAVEIFAEQNANVTYVQVQHWNRQVWNFASHRAMVARDAKLCWVTATFGGRLNKINQAVVLEGAGCTAQMLGLAFTDARQHLDVSTAQEHISPHTSSDLLYRTVLKDRSQTAWGGNIYVYPSANHTDAYQKNDNLLLSERAHADTLPGLEIQAHEVRCTHGATAGKIDAEQVFYLMSRGVSYAQAEKLIVDGFFAPVMERIPLESVREGLNTSVARKLE
- the sufB gene encoding Fe-S cluster assembly protein SufB, which codes for MANSETNTIEELGISKEYQYGFHDDVKPTFKSRKGLDEEVINQMCDIKEEPDWMREYRLNAYQIFKQKPMTKWGGDLSQLDFDDIYYYVKASDRSERSWDDVPDDIKKTFDRLGIPEAERKFLAGVGAQYDSEVVYHNIVEELDKIGVIFLDTDTAVKEYPDLVKKYFGTIIPSADNQFAALNSAAWSGGSFVYVPPGVKVEYPLQAYFRINSENMGQFERTLIIADEGSQVHYVEGCTAPTYSSESLHSAVVEIVCMKGSRVRYTTIQNWANNVYNLVTKRAFAYEDAQMEWVDGNLGSKLTMKYPSVYMMEPGARGDILSIAFASKGQHQDAGAKVYHCAPHTTSQITSKSISKDGGRSSYRGWVDVAKGAKGCKSHVVCDALILDKDSRSDTYPVIEIGENDTNIEHEARVSKIGEEQLFYLMSRGLSEEEASTMIVNGFIEPLVKELPMEYAVEMNRLIQLQMEGSVG
- the sufC gene encoding Fe-S cluster assembly ATPase SufC — translated: MSRDLVIKDLHISVQGKPIIKGLNLTVKQGEIHALMGPNGSGKSTLANGLMGHPLYDIDSGEVIFNGIDILELEPNDRAKLGLFLAFQYPTAIPGVSLANFLRLAVSAVRAKEGNGAGNDRLIPMREFRRELREKMKQLGIDDSFARRYLNDGFSGGEKKRAEILQLAMLEPQIAILDETDSGLDIDAIRIVGESVSQLIGPELGVLIITHYPRLLDYIRPQFVHILLDGKIVESGGWELTQMLEAEGYDPIREKYGIIEA
- the moaA gene encoding GTP 3',8-cyclase MoaA, whose protein sequence is MKQQMLDRFGRIHTNLRISVTDVCNFRCIYCMPEDMTFMPDAALMTFDEILHLTHIFAALGVNKIRITGGEPLVRPEVPTLIRRLTQVEGLKDISLTTNGIGLINQAQALYDAGLRRINVSLDTLNEEKFEQMTRRKVLSRVLQGLKTAHDCGFNPIKVNAVAMRGFTDDEIVDLATFARQNEYQLRFIEFMPLDADDVWGRNMYIPGKEIIEKINAVYPLTSVTLNGESKSDTAQRYRFSDNGNEVGVIPSVSEPFCENCNRVRLTADGKFRTCLFSLTETDLLTPLREGVSDAVIAELILDAVAQKEAGHKINASDFIKPERNMSRIGG